A single region of the Rathayibacter rathayi genome encodes:
- the recF gene encoding DNA replication/repair protein RecF (All proteins in this family for which functions are known are DNA-binding proteins that assist the filamentation of RecA onto DNA for the initiation of recombination or recombinational repair.) has translation MQVTQLALSDFRNYESVDVALVPGANLFVGRNGQGKTNLVESLGYLSTLGSHRVSSDQALIRAGRDSAVVRARLRNGERELLAEVQINRSSPNRAQINRGGIKPRELPRFFSSVLFAPEDLLLIRGDPSARRRFLDQLVVLRSPRMSAVQSDYDRVLRQRNSLLKSARASGVRDASKLGTLDIWDERLIALGTEIMQSRLTLVEELSGPVRAAYEAVAGADQRPVLRSRLSIEGAVDDDGEPVEQPGSASPTAGESLAESFATALTGVRRRELERGISLVGPHRDDVQFELNALPAKGYASHGESWSFALALKLGSAELLRRDSPMGDPVLMLDDVFAELDARRRERLASVVADYEQVLITAAVFDDVPEALAVHTVRIEAGRIVEAGRIVDAGPADG, from the coding sequence GTGCAGGTGACGCAGCTGGCGCTCAGCGACTTTCGAAACTACGAGTCGGTCGATGTTGCGCTCGTCCCGGGGGCGAACCTGTTCGTCGGGCGGAACGGGCAGGGCAAGACGAACCTGGTCGAATCGCTCGGCTACCTCTCCACCCTCGGCTCGCACCGCGTGTCGAGCGATCAGGCGCTCATCCGCGCGGGCCGCGACAGCGCGGTGGTGCGCGCGCGGCTCCGAAACGGGGAGCGCGAGTTGCTCGCCGAGGTGCAGATCAACCGCTCCTCGCCCAACCGCGCACAGATCAATCGCGGTGGGATCAAGCCGCGCGAGCTCCCCCGCTTCTTCTCGAGCGTGCTCTTCGCACCGGAGGATCTTCTGCTGATCCGCGGCGATCCGTCCGCGCGGCGGCGCTTCCTGGACCAGTTGGTGGTCCTCCGCTCGCCCCGGATGAGCGCGGTGCAGTCCGACTACGATCGCGTGCTGCGCCAGCGCAACTCCCTGCTGAAGTCGGCGCGGGCGAGCGGTGTCCGCGACGCCTCGAAACTCGGAACCCTCGACATCTGGGACGAGCGCCTGATCGCGCTCGGAACCGAGATCATGCAGTCCCGACTCACCCTGGTGGAGGAGCTGAGCGGTCCGGTGCGCGCGGCCTACGAGGCGGTCGCCGGCGCCGACCAGCGCCCGGTGCTCCGCTCACGATTGAGCATCGAGGGCGCGGTCGACGACGACGGCGAGCCGGTGGAGCAGCCGGGCTCCGCCTCGCCAACCGCGGGCGAGAGTCTGGCGGAGTCGTTCGCGACGGCGTTAACCGGGGTGCGCCGCCGCGAGCTTGAGCGGGGGATCTCCCTCGTCGGCCCGCACCGCGACGACGTGCAGTTCGAGCTCAATGCGTTGCCGGCGAAGGGATACGCCAGCCACGGCGAGAGCTGGTCGTTCGCACTAGCGCTGAAGCTGGGGTCAGCGGAGTTGCTGCGCCGCGACTCCCCGATGGGCGACCCGGTGCTCATGCTCGACGACGTCTTTGCCGAACTGGATGCGCGGCGACGCGAGCGGCTCGCCTCCGTCGTCGCCGACTATGAGCAGGTGTTGATCACGGCGGCGGTCTTCGACGACGTGCCGGAGGCGCTGGCCGTGCACACCGTGCGGATCGAGGCTGGGCGAATCGTCGAGGCTGGGCGAATCGTCGATGCGGGGCCAGCCGATGGCTGA